In a single window of the Veillonella sp. genome:
- a CDS encoding efflux RND transporter periplasmic adaptor subunit, giving the protein MNQRVMATIGALLIGTSIISGCGSEKPPEDTTLKVRTITIGEESGTTSAGYAGTIHNKTETKLAFQIGGRVINKFVNVGDVVEAGQVIAQINGSDTAAQMQNAEGAVKAAQSAYELAETNANRYRELYAQQAISKLQLDQAENQLNATAAQLQQAQASLNLSSNQNSYTSLTAPDTGIITALTLESGQVVAAGQNVGTLAVGRDPEAVIALPEQEMSKIHVGSPATITFWALPDVKVQGVVREISPVPDPVARTYTVKIALQNAPSEVQLGMTVNVNLTTTDTSNITIPLTALVKDSNGNNAVYIIRDKKAHLVPIKTGDFGQNSVIVTSGLAKGDIVITAGTQQLQEGTAVSQ; this is encoded by the coding sequence ATGAATCAAAGAGTCATGGCAACCATAGGAGCCCTCTTAATCGGGACCTCTATCATAAGTGGTTGCGGATCAGAAAAGCCACCTGAGGATACTACTCTCAAGGTACGGACCATCACCATCGGTGAAGAATCAGGCACTACGAGTGCTGGCTATGCAGGTACTATCCATAATAAAACGGAAACTAAACTAGCCTTTCAAATTGGAGGCCGCGTTATCAACAAATTTGTAAATGTTGGTGATGTGGTGGAAGCAGGCCAAGTTATCGCTCAAATCAATGGTTCTGATACGGCAGCACAAATGCAAAATGCAGAAGGCGCCGTAAAAGCAGCTCAATCGGCTTATGAATTAGCAGAAACTAATGCTAATCGATACCGCGAACTCTATGCGCAACAAGCGATTAGTAAATTGCAATTAGACCAAGCGGAAAACCAATTAAATGCCACAGCTGCTCAATTACAACAGGCTCAAGCAAGCCTTAATTTGAGTAGCAATCAAAATAGCTACACTAGCTTAACGGCTCCAGATACGGGCATTATTACGGCTCTTACTCTTGAATCTGGCCAAGTCGTAGCGGCTGGTCAAAATGTAGGCACCTTAGCAGTTGGTCGTGATCCAGAAGCGGTCATCGCTCTTCCAGAACAGGAAATGAGCAAGATTCACGTCGGTAGCCCTGCTACGATTACCTTCTGGGCGTTACCAGATGTAAAGGTTCAAGGCGTTGTGCGTGAGATTTCACCAGTTCCAGATCCAGTAGCAAGAACGTATACAGTAAAAATTGCCTTGCAAAATGCACCTAGTGAAGTACAGCTAGGTATGACAGTTAACGTAAATCTAACTACGACGGATACAAGCAATATCACCATTCCGTTGACGGCTCTTGTAAAAGACTCAAACGGCAACAATGCGGTCTACATCATCCGCGATAAAAAGGCTCATCTCGTGCCAATCAAGACTGGTGATTTTGGTCAAAACTCAGTTATCGTCACATCTGGCTTAGCTAAGGGTGACATTGTCATCACTGCTGGTACCCAACAATTACAAGAAGGGACGGCGGTGAGTCAATGA
- a CDS encoding efflux RND transporter permease subunit, giving the protein MKQFNLAEWALKHKSIIYYFMAVLLTFGIFSYNHMGRMEDPDFTMRTMVVGVAWPGASPQEMSDQVTDKLEEKLRDLPGVDYTKSFTDGSKSVIYINLKENLPSDKIRPAWEEARNMINDEWKSLPQGVQGPTINDRFDDVYGIIYAISGDEFSYEEKRQQAEDLKRQLLSVPNVKKISLIGVQQQTLNVTINKDKLASYKISTQQLLTAIKQQSMMVPAGMITTDTNNVYLRVNGLFDSPQAVQDMPIRINNQTLRLGDMADVTMTYQDPSNPQFYYEGKPAIGIAISMDAGANNVEFGEAIDKKLAELKKTIPAGLELDQVSNQPHIVKESIGDFSQSLFEAIAIVLLVSFASLGLRTGVVVALTIPVVVSTTFILMYENGIYLHKVSLGALILALGLLVDDAIIVVEMMSIKLEEGWGHFRSATFAYQSTAFPMLSGTLITCAGFLPLALAEGMVAEFTKSLSIVVFMALILSWFASVLVSPVLGYKIIENKAPKPESEWTKRDHIMHNLSVTFYDKFERLLHWALGHHKVVLLITLGAFVLSLLSLPLIKQEFFPSSTRNEIIVSMQFPQSSSIEYTANQAKIIDEHLQGNEHISTFTSYIGQGSPRFVLTLEPELQRNNFLQYVIVTKSLEDRDKLYAELTPYLNEEFPSSLVNTQFLQIGPPSKYPVMLRVSGPDQKVVKEIANKVKDKMQGDKDLHNIAFDWPDTEPVANVHIDPNKARLLGIDSYAVSLHLQSLLSGTKSGEYYEGNQTIPVTFRLGDNEQHNLSALSSLPIQTGNGSYVPLSQIATISMTQEDGIIWHRNMMPTISIHANVNAGVLGNAKTKEVYKSLQDIRDSLPTGYTIELDGAAEKSVTAVQNLLTPMPIMLFVIMTILMFQLKRIALMFMALLTAPLGLIGVVLALNITRTPLGFMAILGIIALSGMIIRNSIILLDQIEIHKAEGQEPREAIINSATLRFRPIMLTAIAAILGMIPLMGSVFWSPLAIAFSGGLLVATVLTLIVLPVMYASWYKIK; this is encoded by the coding sequence ATGAAACAATTTAACTTAGCCGAATGGGCTTTAAAACACAAGTCCATTATCTACTACTTCATGGCTGTGCTCCTCACCTTTGGTATCTTTTCATACAACCATATGGGACGTATGGAAGACCCAGACTTTACGATGCGCACCATGGTAGTCGGCGTTGCTTGGCCGGGGGCTTCCCCACAAGAAATGTCGGATCAGGTAACGGACAAATTAGAAGAAAAACTGCGCGACCTACCTGGCGTCGATTATACAAAATCTTTCACAGATGGCAGCAAATCAGTTATTTATATTAATCTGAAAGAAAATCTACCATCCGATAAAATCCGTCCCGCTTGGGAAGAAGCGCGGAACATGATCAACGATGAATGGAAGTCATTACCACAAGGTGTTCAAGGACCGACTATCAACGACAGATTTGATGATGTATACGGCATTATCTACGCCATTAGCGGCGATGAATTCTCCTATGAAGAAAAGCGTCAACAAGCAGAAGACTTAAAACGTCAATTGTTATCTGTTCCAAACGTTAAGAAAATCAGCCTCATTGGGGTTCAACAACAAACCCTTAATGTAACGATTAATAAGGATAAACTGGCATCCTATAAAATCAGTACACAACAACTATTAACGGCTATCAAACAGCAAAGTATGATGGTTCCAGCTGGTATGATTACGACGGATACGAATAATGTATATCTCCGCGTGAACGGCCTATTCGATAGTCCGCAAGCCGTACAAGATATGCCAATTCGCATCAATAATCAAACCTTGCGCCTTGGCGACATGGCTGATGTAACTATGACCTACCAAGATCCTAGCAATCCTCAATTCTACTATGAAGGCAAGCCAGCTATCGGTATTGCCATCTCCATGGATGCTGGGGCTAACAATGTGGAATTTGGTGAAGCTATCGATAAAAAGCTAGCAGAGTTGAAGAAAACCATCCCTGCAGGCCTTGAACTCGATCAAGTATCTAACCAGCCACATATTGTTAAGGAATCCATTGGGGACTTCTCACAATCCTTATTTGAAGCCATCGCCATCGTATTGCTCGTAAGCTTTGCATCTCTTGGCTTGCGTACAGGTGTGGTCGTAGCCCTCACTATTCCAGTCGTTGTGTCTACCACATTCATTTTGATGTATGAAAATGGCATTTATCTGCACAAGGTTAGTCTAGGTGCATTAATACTGGCTCTAGGCCTCCTCGTAGACGATGCCATCATCGTTGTAGAAATGATGAGCATTAAGCTCGAAGAAGGTTGGGGTCACTTTAGATCTGCCACCTTTGCTTATCAATCGACAGCATTCCCTATGCTATCTGGTACGCTCATTACCTGTGCTGGCTTCTTACCATTAGCACTCGCAGAAGGCATGGTAGCAGAGTTTACAAAATCTCTATCCATCGTTGTATTTATGGCGCTCATCCTATCTTGGTTCGCCTCTGTTCTCGTCAGCCCTGTTCTCGGTTATAAAATCATCGAAAACAAAGCTCCAAAACCTGAATCAGAATGGACCAAACGAGACCATATCATGCATAATCTTAGTGTTACATTCTATGACAAGTTTGAAAGACTGTTACATTGGGCCTTAGGTCATCATAAGGTAGTATTACTCATCACCTTAGGTGCCTTTGTGTTATCACTACTTTCACTACCATTGATAAAACAGGAATTTTTCCCATCATCAACGCGTAATGAAATCATCGTATCCATGCAATTCCCTCAAAGTTCATCCATCGAGTACACCGCAAATCAAGCGAAGATCATCGACGAACATTTACAAGGTAACGAACATATTTCAACCTTTACATCTTATATTGGACAAGGTTCTCCACGTTTCGTCCTCACCTTGGAACCGGAATTGCAACGGAACAATTTCTTGCAGTACGTTATCGTTACTAAATCCTTAGAGGATCGCGATAAACTATATGCTGAATTGACGCCATACTTAAATGAAGAATTCCCATCTTCCCTTGTTAATACGCAATTCTTACAAATTGGTCCACCATCCAAATATCCAGTTATGCTCCGCGTATCTGGACCTGATCAAAAGGTGGTAAAAGAAATTGCCAACAAGGTAAAAGACAAGATGCAAGGCGATAAAGATTTGCATAACATAGCCTTTGACTGGCCAGATACGGAACCAGTAGCCAATGTTCATATCGATCCTAACAAGGCTCGTTTACTTGGTATCGATAGCTATGCCGTATCCTTACACTTGCAAAGTTTATTATCCGGTACAAAATCTGGTGAATACTACGAAGGTAACCAAACAATTCCTGTTACATTCCGTTTAGGAGATAATGAACAACACAATTTAAGTGCTCTATCCTCCTTACCAATTCAAACAGGTAATGGTTCTTACGTACCTCTTAGCCAAATTGCAACCATCTCCATGACCCAAGAGGATGGTATTATCTGGCATCGCAACATGATGCCAACCATCAGCATTCACGCTAATGTAAATGCAGGTGTCTTAGGCAATGCGAAAACAAAAGAGGTTTATAAATCCTTACAAGACATTCGCGATTCCTTGCCTACAGGATATACCATTGAACTTGATGGGGCCGCAGAAAAGAGCGTAACAGCTGTACAAAATCTGTTAACACCAATGCCGATTATGCTCTTTGTGATCATGACAATCCTCATGTTCCAATTAAAGCGTATCGCCCTCATGTTTATGGCCTTGCTCACAGCCCCTCTCGGATTAATCGGCGTCGTATTGGCTCTGAATATTACAAGAACGCCATTGGGCTTTATGGCTATTCTAGGTATCATCGCCCTTTCGGGTATGATCATTCGTAACTCCATTATCTTGTTAGACCAAATCGAAATCCACAAGGCAGAAGGACAAGAACCTCGTGAAGCGATTATCAACTCCGCTACACTTCGTTTCCGCCCTATCATGCTCACTGCTATCGCAGCGATTTTAGGCATGATTCCTCTCATGGGATCTGTATTCTGGAGCCCACTTGCTATCGCCTTTAGCGGTGGCCTACTAGTGGCAACAGTGCTAACACTTATCGTATTACCAGTCATGTATGCAAGCTGGTACAAGATAAAATAA
- a CDS encoding YbjQ family protein, giving the protein MIITTTMHIENKPVQEYKGIVFGEVVEGRNFVKDFMSGIRDIVGGRSGSYENSLMNARQAALDEMSQRASKLGANAVIGVSFQYSTVGAENGMLMVTCNGTAVVV; this is encoded by the coding sequence ATGATTATTACTACAACTATGCATATTGAAAATAAACCTGTACAAGAGTACAAAGGTATCGTATTTGGTGAGGTCGTAGAAGGCCGTAACTTTGTGAAAGACTTCATGTCTGGCATTCGCGACATCGTTGGTGGCCGTAGCGGTAGCTATGAAAACTCCTTGATGAATGCACGCCAAGCAGCGCTTGATGAAATGTCTCAACGGGCTTCTAAATTGGGTGCTAATGCTGTTATTGGCGTATCCTTCCAATACAGCACAGTAGGTGCAGAAAATGGTATGCTCATGGTTACATGCAATGGTACAGCTGTTGTAGTTTAA
- a CDS encoding amino acid permease — protein MAENQNNNVEFTSNKDQHLKRSLKARHMNMIALGGAIGTGLFVAGGEVVSTAGPGGALVAYGLIGIMVYFLMTSLGEMATYLPIPGSFGTYAKRYVDPAFGFALGWNYWFNWAITLAAEVLAGALIMKYWFPDVPAIVWSALFLFVLFGLNYLSTRSFGESEYVFSSIKVITVFVFLFCGFMLIFGIGGTSPGFANWTVGEAPFVGGWESILAIFMVAGFSFQGTELIGVAAGEAEDPEKNVPKAINTIFWRILLFYIGAFTVIGFLIPYTDPNLLNSSVENVSISPFTLVFDRFGFAFAASFINAIILTAVLSAGNSGLYSSTRMLYALAKEGQAPKIFAKLNSRGVPVPALILTTAIGLFAFLTSFIGEGTAYTWIVNISGLCGFIAWVGIAVSHYRFRRAFIAQGRDLSELPYKAWLFPIGPILAFILCVIIIAGQNYSAFTGDTIDWYGVSVAYIGLPIFFAVYLGYKYIKKTKLVPLKEVNLDRDFDR, from the coding sequence ATGGCTGAAAATCAAAATAATAATGTAGAGTTTACCTCTAATAAAGATCAACATTTAAAACGTTCCCTAAAAGCGCGTCATATGAATATGATCGCTTTAGGTGGCGCTATCGGTACTGGCTTATTCGTAGCCGGTGGTGAAGTGGTAAGTACAGCAGGCCCTGGTGGTGCGCTTGTAGCTTACGGCCTCATCGGTATCATGGTATACTTCCTCATGACATCTCTTGGGGAAATGGCTACGTACTTGCCAATTCCAGGTTCCTTCGGGACTTATGCAAAACGCTATGTAGACCCTGCCTTTGGTTTTGCCTTAGGTTGGAACTATTGGTTTAACTGGGCTATTACATTGGCTGCTGAAGTATTAGCAGGGGCACTGATCATGAAATATTGGTTCCCTGATGTGCCTGCCATTGTATGGTCTGCTCTGTTCTTGTTCGTTTTATTCGGCTTGAACTATTTATCCACACGTTCCTTTGGTGAAAGTGAATATGTATTCTCTAGCATCAAGGTTATTACTGTATTCGTATTCCTGTTCTGTGGCTTCATGCTCATCTTTGGCATTGGTGGCACATCTCCAGGATTTGCGAACTGGACAGTAGGGGAAGCACCATTCGTAGGTGGCTGGGAATCCATTCTCGCTATCTTCATGGTAGCTGGTTTCTCCTTCCAAGGTACTGAGCTTATCGGCGTAGCTGCTGGTGAAGCAGAAGACCCTGAAAAGAATGTACCAAAAGCGATTAATACAATCTTCTGGCGTATTCTATTGTTCTATATCGGTGCTTTCACAGTTATCGGTTTCTTAATTCCGTACACTGATCCAAATCTGTTGAATTCTAGTGTAGAGAATGTATCTATTTCTCCATTCACACTCGTATTTGACCGCTTTGGTTTTGCCTTTGCTGCTAGCTTTATCAATGCTATTATCTTAACGGCAGTACTCAGTGCTGGTAACTCTGGTCTATATTCTTCTACGCGTATGCTTTACGCACTCGCTAAAGAAGGTCAAGCACCTAAGATTTTTGCTAAGCTTAATAGCCGTGGCGTTCCAGTGCCAGCGTTAATCTTAACGACAGCAATCGGTTTATTTGCATTCCTTACAAGCTTCATCGGTGAAGGTACTGCATATACTTGGATTGTTAATATTTCCGGTCTTTGCGGTTTCATCGCTTGGGTTGGTATTGCTGTTTCTCACTATCGCTTCCGTCGTGCCTTCATTGCACAAGGTAGAGATCTTAGTGAATTACCTTACAAAGCGTGGTTGTTCCCAATTGGCCCAATCTTGGCGTTCATTCTTTGCGTCATCATCATTGCTGGTCAAAACTACTCCGCTTTCACAGGCGATACAATCGACTGGTATGGCGTATCCGTTGCGTACATCGGATTGCCAATCTTCTTCGCAGTATACTTAGGTTACAAATACATCAAGAAAACAAAACTTGTTCCATTGAAAGAGGTTAACCTAGACCGCGATTTTGATCGATAA
- the gyrB gene encoding DNA topoisomerase (ATP-hydrolyzing) subunit B, whose product MPEENYGAQNIQVLEGLDAVRKRPGMYIGSTSIRGLHHLVYEVVDNSVDEALAGYATHIEVSINEDNSITVVDDGRGIPTGMHESGMSAVELVLTKLHAGGKFGGGGYKVSGGLHGVGISVVNALSEWTKVQVAQNGIIQEITFARGHKTSELHEIGKAEGTGTTVIFKPDAEIFETTVFNFDTLKIRLQELAFLNKGLRITLSDLRQEEPRVESFHYEGGLSSFIAFLNENKEVVNPTVIDIENTKDDVVVDVALQYNDSYSENLLSFVNNINTVDGGTHLSGFRAALTRTLNDYGRKSGLIKENESNLSGEDVREGLTAVVSVKVLEPQFEGQTKTKLGNSEVKGITDVIVSEGLKTFFEEHPQDAKKIIEKATMASRAREAARKARDLTRRKNALEVSSLPGKLADCSEKDTSMTEIYLVEGDSAGGSAKQGRDRRYQAILPLRGKILNVEKARLDKILANNEIRSMITAFGTGIGEEFDITKSRYNKIIIMTDADVDGAHIRTLLLTFFYRYMKPLVEEGHIYIAQPPLYQIKKGKSHWYVYSDAELTAKLDEVGRDGITIQRYKGLGEMNPEQLWETTMNPENRTILQVSLEDSIEADKIFTVLMGDKVEPRRKFIEDNAKYVRNLDL is encoded by the coding sequence ATGCCTGAAGAAAATTATGGCGCTCAGAATATACAAGTTCTTGAGGGTCTTGACGCGGTACGTAAACGCCCTGGTATGTACATTGGTAGTACGTCCATTCGCGGTTTACATCACCTCGTTTATGAAGTAGTAGATAACTCTGTAGACGAAGCGCTTGCAGGTTACGCTACACATATCGAAGTATCCATTAATGAAGATAACAGCATCACTGTTGTCGATGATGGTCGTGGTATTCCTACAGGGATGCATGAATCTGGTATGTCTGCGGTAGAGTTAGTATTAACAAAATTGCATGCTGGCGGTAAATTTGGCGGTGGCGGCTACAAGGTTTCTGGTGGTCTTCACGGCGTAGGTATTTCCGTAGTAAATGCGTTGAGTGAATGGACTAAGGTTCAAGTAGCTCAAAACGGTATCATTCAAGAGATTACATTCGCTCGTGGTCATAAGACTTCCGAGTTACATGAAATCGGCAAAGCAGAAGGTACTGGTACTACAGTTATCTTCAAGCCAGATGCTGAAATCTTTGAAACTACAGTATTCAACTTTGATACATTGAAAATTCGTTTACAAGAATTGGCATTCCTTAACAAAGGTCTTCGCATTACATTGAGCGATTTGCGCCAAGAGGAACCTCGTGTTGAAAGCTTCCACTACGAAGGTGGTTTGAGTTCTTTCATTGCCTTCTTGAACGAAAATAAAGAAGTAGTAAATCCTACTGTTATCGACATTGAAAATACAAAAGACGACGTAGTAGTAGACGTAGCGTTGCAATATAACGATAGCTACAGCGAAAATTTGTTGTCCTTTGTAAATAACATCAATACTGTTGACGGTGGTACTCACCTTTCTGGTTTCCGTGCTGCCTTGACTCGTACACTCAATGATTATGGCCGTAAATCTGGCTTGATTAAGGAAAATGAGTCCAACCTTTCCGGTGAAGACGTACGTGAAGGTTTGACAGCTGTTGTATCTGTAAAAGTATTGGAACCTCAATTTGAAGGCCAAACAAAAACTAAACTTGGCAATAGCGAAGTTAAAGGTATTACAGATGTTATCGTATCTGAAGGTCTTAAGACATTCTTCGAAGAACATCCTCAAGATGCGAAGAAAATCATCGAAAAAGCAACAATGGCAAGCCGTGCTCGTGAGGCAGCTCGTAAAGCCCGCGATTTAACTCGCCGTAAAAATGCGTTGGAAGTATCTAGCCTTCCTGGTAAATTGGCAGATTGCTCCGAAAAAGATACATCTATGACTGAAATTTATCTAGTCGAAGGTGACTCTGCGGGCGGTTCTGCAAAACAAGGTCGTGACCGTCGTTACCAAGCGATTTTACCATTGCGTGGTAAGATCCTTAACGTAGAAAAGGCACGCCTTGATAAGATTTTAGCTAATAACGAAATTCGCTCCATGATTACCGCTTTCGGTACTGGTATTGGGGAAGAGTTCGATATTACAAAATCCCGTTATAACAAGATTATCATCATGACAGATGCGGACGTTGATGGCGCTCATATCCGTACCTTGTTATTAACATTCTTCTACCGTTATATGAAACCATTGGTAGAGGAAGGTCATATCTACATTGCTCAACCACCGTTGTACCAAATCAAGAAGGGTAAATCCCACTGGTATGTATACTCTGATGCAGAGCTTACAGCTAAGCTTGATGAGGTAGGTCGTGATGGTATCACAATCCAACGTTATAAAGGTTTAGGTGAAATGAACCCTGAACAATTGTGGGAAACTACCATGAACCCAGAAAACCGTACGATTTTACAAGTTAGCTTAGAGGATTCCATCGAAGCTGATAAAATCTTTACAGTTCTCATGGGCGATAAGGTAGAACCTCGTCGTAAATTTATTGAAGATAACGCAAAATATGTGCGTAATCTAGATTTATAA
- a CDS encoding DUF370 domain-containing protein, which yields MYVHIGDTVSVPIESIITMVHAKGGKSHKSPIHHYETLEYIAMVPEEQIKTYVVTDDCVYGSGISIKTLMRRIDEFYSIIKR from the coding sequence ATGTACGTTCATATTGGGGATACCGTTTCCGTGCCTATTGAATCCATCATTACCATGGTGCACGCCAAGGGCGGAAAGTCCCATAAAAGTCCTATTCATCACTATGAAACGCTAGAGTATATCGCCATGGTACCAGAGGAGCAAATCAAGACCTATGTGGTCACTGATGATTGCGTTTATGGATCTGGTATTAGCATTAAGACTTTAATGAGACGAATTGATGAGTTTTATAGTATAATAAAGAGATAA
- a CDS encoding DUF721 domain-containing protein, with protein MDSLDLCLPKALSKLNLLEQYKLNTLVHKWRDVVGDVIADHTKIVSIKPPDMVISADNSMWMQELQMQKRRIIEAVNKYYHQEVIKDIRFIMKRQSYVKANTDTSISLPDEQIITKRINFADIVLSKEDVDAIDKSLEQTDNEELRAAFRKVQITARKREIYLEQHGYHRCGRCGMHMQSKRDICPTCEYELHRKHIKDIKSVIRKYPYFKYSDCQQFIQCTFPDFAEAMRESIYFYLDKIYKGSINRRHMYMVAMLITHKKPDELTDQHVINLCNKYRSKFLAEEEQRKIDALNGTLEK; from the coding sequence ATGGACAGCCTTGATCTTTGTTTACCAAAGGCCTTATCAAAACTGAATTTACTGGAACAATATAAATTAAATACCCTCGTTCACAAGTGGCGTGATGTAGTGGGCGATGTCATTGCGGATCATACGAAAATTGTATCTATCAAGCCTCCCGATATGGTTATCAGTGCAGATAACTCCATGTGGATGCAGGAATTACAGATGCAAAAACGACGTATCATTGAGGCTGTTAACAAGTATTACCATCAAGAGGTGATCAAAGATATTCGCTTCATTATGAAACGGCAGAGCTATGTGAAAGCTAATACTGATACATCTATTTCATTGCCTGATGAACAGATTATTACAAAACGTATTAATTTCGCAGACATCGTGCTTTCAAAAGAAGATGTAGATGCCATTGATAAGTCGTTAGAACAAACGGATAACGAAGAATTACGAGCTGCTTTCAGAAAAGTACAAATTACGGCTCGAAAGCGTGAAATCTATTTAGAGCAGCATGGCTATCATCGTTGTGGTCGATGTGGCATGCATATGCAATCTAAACGGGACATCTGCCCTACTTGTGAATATGAATTGCATCGAAAACATATTAAGGACATTAAGTCGGTTATTAGAAAGTACCCGTACTTTAAATATAGTGATTGTCAGCAATTCATACAATGTACATTCCCAGATTTTGCAGAAGCGATGCGAGAATCCATATACTTTTACCTAGATAAAATTTATAAAGGATCCATCAATCGCCGTCATATGTATATGGTGGCTATGCTCATCACCCATAAAAAGCCTGATGAGCTAACGGATCAACATGTTATCAATTTGTGCAATAAATATCGGTCTAAGTTCCTTGCTGAAGAAGAACAGCGCAAAATTGATGCCCTTAATGGGACATTAGAAAAGTAG
- the recF gene encoding DNA replication/repair protein RecF translates to MRIDSLQLFQFRNYKDVTIQFNPEIIVLHGTNGAGKTNILESIYVGTIGKSHRTNDTSDMLMFNAEEAGIVVKFEKKDTPQKVNIKLFRQGPKDIRLNDTKISQKELIGTLNTVIFCPEDLQLIKGTPSGRRRFLDMEISQTSATYYHQLMQYNRLLQQRNAILKEYRGKQNIPLEEWDLQLADMASFIVKKRLESLKKINLLIDLMNRKLTGGLENLTIGYEQPYMDNGSLEYTKEGFYERIKAALPQDRHRMTTSVGPHRDDLRFFSDAMDLKKFGSQGQQRTAVLSLKLSELEFIKSEVGEYPVLLLDDVLSELDESRRANLLQFIHKRIQTFITTTDIHDFKDLKSVQFISCEGGKVQYGQP, encoded by the coding sequence GTGAGAATTGACTCACTGCAATTATTCCAGTTTCGTAATTATAAGGATGTAACGATTCAGTTTAATCCGGAGATTATCGTTTTGCACGGCACTAATGGGGCTGGTAAGACGAATATTCTTGAATCTATCTATGTGGGTACCATTGGTAAAAGCCATCGGACCAACGATACGTCAGATATGCTCATGTTCAATGCTGAGGAAGCTGGCATTGTAGTAAAGTTCGAGAAAAAGGATACGCCACAAAAGGTAAATATTAAGTTATTCCGCCAAGGTCCTAAGGATATTCGCTTAAACGATACTAAAATATCTCAAAAGGAACTGATTGGTACATTAAATACAGTTATATTCTGTCCTGAAGATTTACAACTCATCAAGGGAACTCCGTCGGGACGTAGACGTTTCCTCGATATGGAAATCTCTCAGACTAGCGCTACGTACTATCATCAGTTGATGCAGTATAATCGATTATTACAGCAGCGCAATGCGATCCTTAAAGAATATAGAGGGAAGCAAAACATTCCTCTTGAAGAATGGGATTTACAGTTAGCTGATATGGCGAGCTTTATCGTAAAGAAACGATTAGAAAGCTTGAAGAAAATTAACCTTCTCATCGATTTGATGAATCGTAAATTAACGGGTGGTCTCGAGAATTTGACCATCGGTTATGAACAGCCTTATATGGACAATGGTTCATTAGAATATACAAAGGAAGGATTTTACGAGCGCATTAAAGCAGCGTTGCCGCAGGATCGTCATCGGATGACTACTAGCGTAGGTCCTCACCGCGATGATTTACGATTCTTCTCTGATGCGATGGATTTAAAGAAATTTGGATCCCAAGGGCAGCAACGAACTGCTGTATTATCCTTAAAGTTGAGTGAACTTGAGTTTATCAAGTCCGAGGTTGGAGAATACCCAGTTCTGTTATTGGATGATGTATTGAGCGAACTTGATGAGTCGAGACGAGCGAATTTATTGCAGTTTATTCATAAACGTATTCAAACATTTATTACTACTACAGATATTCACGATTTTAAAGATTTGAAATCTGTTCAATTTATTTCTTGTGAAGGGGGAAAGGTTCAGTATGGACAGCCTTGA
- a CDS encoding RNA-binding S4 domain-containing protein, giving the protein MKEQQQVPIHTEYIQIDQLLKLEGIIETGGQIKSFIEEGILTLNGQVVTEKRKKCRVGDVISCEGLDVDLVITQEEA; this is encoded by the coding sequence ATGAAAGAGCAACAGCAGGTACCCATTCATACGGAGTACATTCAAATTGATCAGTTGTTGAAGTTAGAAGGTATCATCGAAACAGGTGGTCAAATTAAATCCTTTATCGAAGAAGGTATTCTTACTTTGAATGGTCAGGTTGTCACAGAAAAGCGCAAGAAGTGCCGCGTTGGCGATGTGATTTCTTGTGAAGGTCTCGATGTAGATCTCGTAATTACCCAAGAGGAGGCATAA